In Candidatus Bathyarchaeia archaeon, the following are encoded in one genomic region:
- a CDS encoding fumarate hydratase yields MGISEKLVRHVAFELLKDAATRLPPRVERLLRAAYKKERHPAGKAQLRTILDNLDAAREGCRLICQDTGLPLFFINLGLRAGVKCDLGKALKDATLKASRAVPYRPNVIHPLRKENPGTNVGWGMPYIYYTVEPESEWVEITAFPKGFGAEAKSGFAYVTTDKPVAEAVIKCVLDNICLALGEPCPPVIIGVGLGGTADIAMSLAKRALVRQPLGGHHRDPEVSALETHLLEAVNRTGIGPMAVGGDTTALAVHVEICGTHTAGLPVAINFQCWAARHSTARIHRDGRVEYLTHPR; encoded by the coding sequence ATGGGAATCTCTGAAAAACTCGTTAGGCATGTAGCCTTCGAGCTGTTGAAGGATGCCGCAACCAGGCTCCCGCCAAGAGTGGAGCGTCTGTTGAGGGCAGCCTATAAAAAGGAGAGACACCCCGCTGGCAAAGCCCAGCTGAGGACGATTCTAGATAACCTTGATGCGGCTAGAGAGGGGTGCCGCCTAATCTGCCAAGACACAGGGCTGCCTCTCTTCTTCATCAATCTGGGTTTAAGGGCGGGAGTAAAATGTGATTTGGGGAAAGCTCTCAAGGACGCCACATTGAAAGCCAGCAGAGCGGTGCCATACAGGCCAAATGTCATCCACCCACTCAGGAAGGAGAACCCTGGTACAAACGTTGGGTGGGGGATGCCCTACATTTACTACACTGTTGAGCCTGAGAGTGAGTGGGTTGAGATTACAGCCTTTCCGAAAGGCTTCGGTGCGGAAGCGAAGTCAGGCTTCGCATACGTGACCACTGATAAACCCGTCGCTGAGGCTGTGATCAAATGTGTACTGGACAACATATGTCTAGCTCTGGGTGAACCCTGCCCTCCAGTTATAATTGGAGTGGGTCTGGGTGGAACCGCCGACATAGCGATGTCGCTGGCTAAAAGAGCACTGGTGAGGCAACCTCTAGGTGGCCACCACCGTGATCCAGAGGTCAGCGCTCTCGAGACACACCTCTTAGAGGCTGTCAACCGGACTGGGATAGGGCCTATGGCTGTTGGCGGAGACACCACAGCTCTGGCGGTACACGTAGAGATTTGTGGCACTCATACTGCTGGGTTACCGGTAGCCATAAACTTCCAGTGCTGGGCTGCGAGGCATTCCACAGCGCGGATACACCGCGACGGCAGAGTTGAGTATCTAACACATCCAAGGTGA
- a CDS encoding CBS domain-containing protein, with translation MIQIKDLMSSPVTTIGPSKTAYDAARIMNDRRVSGLAVVDEDGNPVGVVTEKDLARKIIAERLDPVAVKVGDIMSKPPITISSNHPIEDAVRLMAKNKIKRLPVVEGDMLVGIITVTDLTRYIDYLDRIRPSMVLSYG, from the coding sequence TTGATTCAAATCAAGGATTTGATGAGCAGCCCTGTTACTACGATTGGGCCTTCTAAGACTGCCTATGATGCCGCCCGCATAATGAATGATCGACGGGTAAGTGGTCTAGCTGTTGTTGATGAGGATGGTAACCCTGTTGGCGTGGTTACTGAGAAAGACCTGGCTAGGAAAATAATCGCTGAGAGGCTTGATCCTGTGGCGGTTAAGGTTGGTGATATTATGTCTAAGCCGCCGATAACTATAAGTTCTAATCATCCCATTGAGGACGCTGTCAGGTTGATGGCTAAGAACAAAATAAAGAGGCTGCCTGTAGTTGAGGGTGACATGTTGGTTGGAATTATCACAGTTACGGATCTGACTCGCTACATCGACTATCTTGATAGGATTAGGCCTTCAATGGTACTATCTTACGGGTGA